The proteins below are encoded in one region of Halocatena salina:
- a CDS encoding phosphate signaling complex PhoU family protein, translated as METRKVQRLGPSTLAMTLPAEWAKEYNVNKGDEVSLRMGGKGMLAVMPESVQQEESEAIIHADSLEADAVERAILAQYVLGRRIIQVESDSDETLESTTINAVYNAETQLMGLGVIEETPERITIRCSVDPEDFTLADLLERLESTGRTMRNEAIRALAHGNPDLAQRALNRERQANKIFVLLLRLIFTAHQNPNLTRALELDDGFALIGHRSIAKNLELTADNAEDIAEIALDADDHTLGVDDTTMRRIREFTDQVNEITEKGVTCAVTRDYEMALDVRRLFTEIKDREQEILNDIDEMPNRDLLRVREVLVSLQQTAQYAVRNAEIATNLALNEQSEFATIK; from the coding sequence ATGGAAACACGGAAGGTCCAACGTCTCGGCCCCTCCACGTTGGCGATGACGCTACCCGCCGAGTGGGCCAAGGAGTACAACGTGAATAAGGGCGATGAGGTCTCCCTTCGGATGGGTGGCAAAGGGATGTTGGCTGTGATGCCCGAGTCCGTCCAACAGGAAGAATCGGAGGCGATCATTCACGCCGACAGCCTCGAAGCGGACGCCGTCGAGCGTGCGATCCTCGCGCAGTACGTGCTCGGACGACGGATCATTCAAGTCGAATCCGACAGCGATGAGACGTTAGAAAGCACGACGATCAACGCCGTGTACAACGCCGAGACGCAGCTCATGGGACTGGGTGTCATCGAAGAGACGCCCGAACGCATCACGATTCGATGTTCGGTCGATCCGGAGGATTTCACCCTTGCTGACCTCCTCGAACGGTTGGAATCGACGGGGCGCACGATGCGAAACGAAGCGATCCGAGCGCTCGCTCACGGTAATCCCGACCTCGCACAGCGCGCGTTGAACCGCGAGCGACAAGCGAACAAGATCTTCGTTCTCTTACTCCGTCTCATCTTCACTGCCCACCAGAATCCAAATCTGACGCGTGCACTGGAACTCGACGATGGATTTGCGCTCATCGGGCATCGCTCGATCGCAAAGAACCTCGAACTGACGGCGGACAACGCCGAAGATATCGCAGAGATCGCGCTCGACGCTGACGACCATACGCTCGGCGTCGACGACACGACGATGCGTCGTATCCGTGAGTTCACGGATCAGGTGAACGAGATCACCGAAAAGGGAGTAACGTGTGCGGTCACCCGTGACTACGAGATGGCGCTCGACGTGCGACGTCTGTTTACCGAGATCAAAGACCGCGAACAGGAGATCTTGAACGACATCGACGAGATGCCAAACCGCGATCTGCTCCGGGTACGAGAAGTGTTGGTAAGCCTCCAGCAGACCGCCCAGTATGCGGTCAGAAACGCGGAAATTGCGACGAACCTCGCGCTCAACGAGCAATCGGAGTTCGCCACGATCAAGTGA
- a CDS encoding metalloprotease, with translation MYRQQRGGEIRFSGRELRDLGAAWLALGIAFTFFFRRDVAFGLLGATGQFPLDTAVVTLVISMGTVGVGFLLHELAHKIVAIRFGRVAEFRADYTMLALAIGLGLAGFLFAAPGAVYHAGREVTPRQNGLIAVAGPITNLLLAAVFFPLVVVAPDGVLLQAGQLGVSVNLILAAFNMLPFGPLDGRTVIGWSILVFALVFTVSAVLAVWAVLFVGFGL, from the coding sequence ATGTATCGACAACAGAGGGGCGGAGAGATACGGTTTAGCGGGCGTGAGCTTCGCGATCTCGGCGCTGCGTGGCTTGCGCTCGGTATCGCATTCACGTTCTTTTTCCGACGAGATGTAGCGTTCGGATTGCTTGGGGCGACCGGTCAGTTCCCGCTCGACACCGCGGTCGTGACGCTTGTGATAAGCATGGGCACTGTCGGCGTCGGCTTTTTGCTCCACGAACTTGCTCACAAGATCGTCGCCATCCGGTTCGGCCGCGTTGCGGAGTTCCGCGCGGATTATACGATGCTCGCGCTCGCAATCGGGTTGGGGCTTGCGGGCTTTCTGTTTGCCGCCCCCGGTGCGGTCTACCACGCGGGCCGGGAGGTCACGCCTCGACAGAACGGATTGATCGCCGTTGCTGGACCGATCACCAACCTCCTGTTAGCAGCCGTCTTCTTCCCACTCGTCGTGGTCGCCCCAGATGGGGTGTTGTTACAAGCCGGACAGCTCGGCGTCTCAGTCAACTTGATCCTTGCAGCGTTCAACATGCTGCCGTTCGGACCGCTTGACGGTCGCACGGTGATCGGATGGAGCATCCTCGTGTTCGCCCTCGTATTTACCGTTTCCGCTGTGCTCGCCGTCTGGGCGGTACTGTTCGTGGGCTTTGGGCTGTGA
- a CDS encoding TraB/GumN family protein, with protein MSSRATEDGSVHVVGTAHVSEQSVEEVEEVIEEERPDVVAVELDEGRYRQMKGEQPDDLEAGDLLHGNTVFQFLAYWLLSYVQSRLGDEFDIDPGAEMMAAVETAEEFGLGVALVDRDIQVTIQRFWARLSVREKLRLISELGYGLAGGPVFGLYIGLSLGLFGAIIAEAFGGPFVLAPLGTGPLVSVFDTLFVALAVGSMIGLVLTLLFGMGEDPSDTEEIEEFDLEELTDRDVVTAMMEEFRRFSPGGAEALIDERDAYIAHKLVALQASGKEVVAVVGAGHRAGIEGYLDAPETLPPMESLVGEQQGSRFSWYKLVGYLFTLVFLAFFVLIAMAGVRSEFFLKLVGAWFLFNGLLTFTLSRLGGAHWSSATVGGALAWLTSLNPMLAPGWFAGYVELRYTSVNVSDISTLNEILDDEESPLMDLFARMRRVPLFKLILVVALTNVGSIIGTWLFVMAVPYIVGDVSVVQLMLEGAQRSFEILMNGLRGVL; from the coding sequence ATGAGTTCGCGGGCTACGGAGGATGGATCGGTTCACGTCGTGGGCACAGCCCACGTTTCTGAACAAAGCGTCGAGGAAGTCGAGGAAGTGATCGAAGAGGAACGCCCGGATGTCGTCGCCGTCGAGTTGGACGAGGGGCGGTACCGACAGATGAAAGGCGAACAGCCCGACGATCTCGAAGCGGGCGATCTGCTTCACGGGAACACGGTGTTTCAGTTTCTGGCCTACTGGCTGCTGTCGTACGTTCAGTCTCGACTCGGTGACGAGTTCGACATCGATCCCGGTGCGGAGATGATGGCCGCCGTCGAAACGGCAGAAGAGTTCGGACTCGGTGTCGCGCTCGTCGACCGCGACATTCAGGTCACGATTCAACGGTTTTGGGCGCGGCTGTCGGTGCGCGAGAAACTACGGCTCATCAGTGAACTGGGGTATGGTTTGGCGGGTGGACCGGTGTTCGGTCTGTACATCGGCCTTTCGCTCGGGCTGTTCGGTGCCATCATCGCTGAGGCGTTCGGCGGTCCGTTCGTGCTCGCGCCGCTCGGAACGGGACCGCTCGTGAGCGTGTTCGATACCCTCTTCGTTGCGCTTGCTGTGGGATCGATGATCGGACTAGTACTCACCCTCCTGTTCGGGATGGGCGAGGACCCATCCGACACCGAGGAGATCGAGGAGTTCGATCTAGAAGAGCTAACGGACAGGGACGTCGTGACTGCCATGATGGAGGAGTTTCGTCGGTTTTCGCCGGGCGGTGCCGAGGCACTCATCGACGAACGCGATGCGTACATCGCCCACAAACTGGTTGCGCTCCAGGCGTCGGGCAAAGAGGTAGTCGCAGTCGTGGGTGCTGGCCACCGTGCCGGGATCGAGGGGTATCTCGACGCACCGGAAACCCTTCCCCCCATGGAATCGCTCGTCGGTGAACAACAGGGATCACGCTTTTCGTGGTATAAGCTCGTCGGCTATCTCTTCACGCTCGTGTTTCTGGCCTTTTTCGTGCTGATAGCGATGGCAGGAGTCCGAAGCGAGTTCTTTCTCAAACTCGTCGGCGCGTGGTTTCTGTTCAACGGACTGTTAACGTTCACCCTCTCGCGACTGGGTGGTGCTCACTGGTCGAGTGCGACCGTCGGCGGCGCACTGGCGTGGTTGACTTCCCTCAACCCGATGCTTGCGCCCGGCTGGTTCGCGGGCTACGTCGAACTGCGTTACACGTCGGTGAACGTCTCCGACATTTCGACGCTGAACGAAATTCTCGATGATGAGGAAAGCCCGCTCATGGATCTCTTTGCCCGGATGCGCCGAGTGCCACTGTTCAAGCTCATCCTCGTGGTTGCCCTGACGAACGTCGGCAGCATCATCGGAACCTGGCTGTTCGTGATGGCAGTCCCCTACATCGTCGGAGATGTGTCGGTCGTACAACTGATGTTGGAGGGAGCCCAACGAAGTTTCGAGATACTCATGAACGGGCTACGGGGTGTGCTGTAA
- a CDS encoding hemolysin family protein, translating into MGHIPAAVHVSTVPPDADIVEAQLTLLGEFTLGADLIAVLGAVSILGLLGLSAFFSSSEIAMFSLASHRIEALAQEQAAGRTLQQLKTDPHRLLVTILVGNNLVNIAMSSLATGLLAQHVSQSVAVTGATIGITALVLLFGESAPKSYAIENTESWALRVSRPLKLAEYLLWPLVITFDFLTRLVNRVTGGRAAIETSYVTRQEIVDIIETGEREGVLDEEERDILQRTLRFNDTIAKEVMTPRLDMTALSKDASVEEGIERCIQSGHARLPVYDGGLDNIIGVVHIRDLVRDRNYGASDELELDDLIQPVLHVPESKNVDELLGEMRENRMHMVVVIDEFGTTEGLITMEDAVEEIVGEILEGEEDQPVEFIDDDTALVRGEVNIEVVNEALDIDLPEGEEFETIAGFVFNRAGRLVEPGESIEYDGITIHVEQVDNTRIMKARIVRDPERDRTTESDLHQAE; encoded by the coding sequence ATGGGCCATATTCCAGCAGCCGTGCATGTCTCTACCGTGCCGCCAGACGCCGATATCGTCGAAGCACAGCTAACCCTCCTCGGCGAGTTCACGCTTGGAGCCGACCTCATCGCCGTGCTCGGTGCCGTGAGCATTCTCGGGCTTCTCGGACTATCCGCATTCTTCTCCTCCTCCGAGATCGCCATGTTCTCGCTCGCTTCCCACCGGATCGAAGCGCTTGCCCAAGAGCAAGCCGCAGGACGAACGTTACAGCAGCTCAAAACGGACCCCCACCGGCTCCTCGTAACGATTCTCGTCGGGAACAACCTCGTAAACATCGCGATGTCCTCGCTTGCGACGGGATTGCTCGCTCAACACGTTTCCCAGAGCGTCGCCGTCACCGGCGCAACGATCGGAATCACTGCGCTCGTGCTCCTGTTCGGTGAAAGCGCCCCAAAATCGTACGCCATCGAAAATACCGAATCATGGGCCTTACGCGTGTCGAGACCGCTGAAGCTCGCAGAATACCTGTTGTGGCCGCTCGTCATCACGTTCGATTTCCTTACTCGACTGGTAAACAGAGTAACGGGGGGGCGCGCTGCCATCGAAACCTCGTATGTCACCCGACAAGAAATCGTCGACATCATCGAAACCGGCGAGCGCGAAGGGGTGCTCGACGAAGAGGAACGGGACATCCTCCAGCGAACGCTTCGGTTTAACGACACCATCGCAAAGGAAGTGATGACGCCGCGCCTCGATATGACCGCACTGTCGAAAGACGCCAGCGTCGAAGAGGGGATCGAACGGTGTATCCAAAGCGGTCACGCTCGGCTCCCCGTGTACGACGGTGGGCTCGACAACATCATTGGTGTCGTTCACATCCGTGATCTCGTCCGTGATCGCAACTACGGGGCGTCGGACGAACTCGAACTAGACGATCTCATCCAGCCCGTGTTGCACGTTCCAGAATCGAAAAACGTCGACGAGCTTCTGGGCGAGATGCGCGAAAATCGAATGCACATGGTCGTCGTCATCGACGAGTTCGGCACCACGGAGGGACTCATCACCATGGAGGACGCGGTCGAAGAGATCGTGGGTGAGATCCTCGAAGGCGAAGAAGACCAACCGGTCGAGTTCATCGATGACGACACGGCACTCGTCCGGGGGGAGGTAAACATCGAGGTGGTGAACGAGGCACTCGACATCGATCTTCCCGAAGGCGAGGAGTTCGAAACGATCGCCGGGTTCGTTTTTAACCGAGCGGGCCGGCTCGTCGAACCGGGAGAATCGATCGAATACGACGGGATCACGATCCATGTCGAACAGGTTGACAACACACGCATCATGAAAGCACGGATCGTCCGTGATCCAGAGCGCGACAGAACGACAGAATCAGACCTACACCAAGCAGAATAG
- a CDS encoding glutathione S-transferase N-terminal domain-containing protein has protein sequence MSESELPITIYRLQACPFCERVVRTLTELDVDYRSRYIEPMHSARNAVKRVTGVRTVPAIIDRNTGVTMAESANIVEYLERTYGERGGQ, from the coding sequence ATGAGCGAATCGGAACTGCCGATCACGATCTATCGGTTGCAAGCATGTCCGTTTTGTGAGCGTGTCGTCCGAACGCTCACTGAACTGGATGTCGATTACCGTTCCCGCTACATCGAACCGATGCATTCAGCGCGCAACGCCGTCAAACGCGTGACTGGCGTTCGCACCGTTCCAGCCATCATCGACCGAAACACGGGCGTTACGATGGCCGAAAGCGCAAACATCGTCGAGTATCTCGAACGGACGTACGGTGAACGCGGAGGGCAGTAG
- a CDS encoding redoxin domain-containing protein, whose amino-acid sequence MVEFDVVDLGPADHPTDGEQAPDFTRPLVNEEFWEDVSLSTVYEAGPVLLLFHPMNGAFPATYLWNELRERNIDDHDRVQTVGLSISTPYAHKQLIESRDIDARLFSDPSNEVAERYGISHDLDGMAGIEEPRPAAFLIDESGIIQYAWVGSEWPSFPDYDEIEAAIKAL is encoded by the coding sequence ATGGTAGAGTTCGATGTCGTCGATCTCGGTCCGGCCGATCATCCCACTGACGGCGAACAGGCACCGGATTTCACCCGGCCGCTCGTGAACGAGGAGTTCTGGGAAGACGTGTCGCTTTCGACGGTGTATGAGGCGGGCCCCGTGCTGTTGTTGTTTCATCCGATGAACGGCGCGTTCCCAGCAACGTATCTCTGGAACGAGCTTCGAGAGCGCAACATCGACGACCACGACCGGGTTCAGACGGTTGGACTCTCGATCTCGACGCCGTACGCACACAAACAGCTCATCGAATCTCGGGACATCGACGCGAGATTGTTTTCTGACCCATCGAACGAGGTGGCCGAACGGTACGGGATATCCCACGATCTCGATGGCATGGCCGGTATCGAGGAACCACGTCCAGCAGCCTTTCTCATCGACGAGTCTGGCATCATCCAGTACGCGTGGGTCGGATCGGAGTGGCCATCGTTTCCCGACTACGATGAAATCGAGGCGGCGATCAAAGCGCTATGA
- a CDS encoding L-threonylcarbamoyladenylate synthase: MTVDQAARVLRDRKAACVIYPTETVYGLAADALTPAAVEQVFELKGRSRDRPISLAVPNLDAVDDYARPSERERAFMAEFLPGPVTVVVERRAVVPDVLTAGNDRVGIRIPDHPTALALLDRVAPLTATSANRSGAGSARRIEAIDADVRDAVDLVLDDGATPGTESTVVDVTAGTIHRRGALAEEIEAWLSTTE, from the coding sequence ATGACTGTGGATCAGGCTGCCCGGGTTCTCCGTGATCGCAAAGCGGCGTGCGTCATCTATCCGACTGAAACCGTCTACGGCCTCGCTGCCGACGCGCTCACGCCCGCCGCCGTCGAACAGGTTTTCGAGCTGAAAGGTCGATCACGCGATCGACCCATCTCGCTTGCAGTTCCGAATCTCGACGCCGTCGATGACTACGCTCGACCAAGCGAACGGGAACGCGCGTTCATGGCGGAGTTCCTCCCCGGACCGGTCACTGTCGTGGTCGAACGTAGAGCTGTGGTTCCTGACGTGTTGACCGCTGGCAACGATCGAGTCGGTATCCGGATTCCGGACCATCCCACTGCACTCGCATTGCTCGACCGAGTCGCACCCCTGACGGCCACGAGCGCGAACCGCAGCGGAGCGGGGAGCGCACGTCGCATCGAGGCGATCGATGCGGACGTTCGAGACGCCGTCGATCTCGTGTTGGACGATGGGGCCACCCCGGGCACCGAGAGTACTGTGGTCGACGTCACAGCAGGAACGATCCACCGTCGAGGAGCGCTCGCCGAGGAAATCGAAGCGTGGCTATCGACCACCGAGTAG
- a CDS encoding CRISPR-associated protein Cas4 — protein sequence MYAFTDVALAAYCPRKLYYRWREETYEPPEHSGFELAFQYPLLLDPETALDAEPIAVTPVTYRRNLNCSQARLRAFEALCEPTEREVFLTGRRVRGIAHKVLETPLAPSIVSVGEPPDRGVWEPHAVRAVAAAKALAWEREESVQRAFVEYATHGVIREIELTPRRVGQYRRALRTAASIDGPPPRTRNTDKCGSCEYRSTCGVRTRSLRSLLGGR from the coding sequence ATGTACGCGTTCACCGATGTTGCACTGGCGGCGTACTGTCCCCGAAAGCTGTACTACCGCTGGCGCGAGGAGACGTACGAGCCACCCGAACACTCTGGTTTCGAACTCGCCTTCCAGTATCCATTGCTGCTCGATCCGGAAACCGCGTTGGACGCCGAACCGATCGCGGTCACGCCGGTAACGTATCGCCGGAACCTGAACTGTTCGCAGGCACGCCTGAGAGCGTTTGAGGCGCTGTGTGAGCCGACAGAACGGGAGGTGTTTCTCACTGGGCGTCGGGTGCGAGGCATCGCCCACAAAGTGCTTGAAACGCCGCTTGCGCCGTCGATCGTTTCCGTGGGCGAACCGCCCGACAGGGGCGTGTGGGAGCCCCACGCGGTACGTGCCGTCGCGGCGGCGAAAGCGCTCGCGTGGGAACGAGAAGAGAGCGTGCAACGGGCGTTCGTAGAGTACGCGACCCACGGCGTGATTCGAGAGATCGAGCTGACACCGCGCCGCGTGGGACAGTATCGCCGTGCGCTGCGGACGGCCGCGAGCATCGACGGACCGCCGCCTCGAACGCGAAACACCGACAAATGCGGATCGTGTGAGTACCGCTCTACGTGTGGGGTCAGAACCAGATCGTTACGATCGCTACTCGGTGGTCGATAG
- a CDS encoding helix-turn-helix domain-containing protein, whose protein sequence is MKYVRCTLRFSESMIHPVHQCITEDDAMVKDQLLHGNRTNEMDTFLFYVEGGMDTYASALDRTPQIREYELTPIARAATGTDNEEFYAYVKQEPSETDEQLFDAFTSDGVIVVPPIDFLGDGTAKLTVLGEPAALSSVLDVVPDGVHVDVDRIGEYDRHDGVFEPDVTDRQYEALVTAFETGYYELPRQGSLEEIAREMGCSTATASEHLRKAERKIIERFVVYTTQ, encoded by the coding sequence ATGAAGTACGTCCGGTGTACGCTCCGGTTCTCGGAGTCGATGATCCATCCAGTCCACCAGTGCATCACGGAGGACGACGCGATGGTGAAAGACCAGTTGCTCCATGGCAATCGGACAAACGAGATGGATACGTTCTTGTTCTACGTCGAAGGTGGGATGGATACCTACGCCAGCGCTCTCGATCGGACGCCACAGATCCGCGAGTATGAGCTGACTCCGATCGCGCGCGCGGCGACGGGCACCGACAACGAGGAGTTCTACGCGTACGTCAAACAGGAGCCGAGCGAGACCGACGAACAGCTGTTCGATGCGTTCACGAGCGATGGCGTCATCGTCGTGCCACCGATCGATTTTCTCGGGGACGGGACGGCGAAGCTCACCGTTCTCGGAGAGCCTGCGGCGCTCAGTAGCGTGCTCGATGTGGTTCCCGACGGCGTTCACGTCGATGTCGACCGAATCGGCGAGTACGACCGACACGACGGCGTGTTCGAGCCGGATGTGACCGATCGTCAGTACGAAGCGCTCGTGACAGCGTTCGAAACGGGCTACTACGAGCTTCCTCGTCAGGGATCACTCGAAGAGATCGCACGAGAGATGGGCTGTTCGACCGCGACGGCGTCGGAACATCTCCGAAAAGCCGAGCGAAAGATCATCGAACGGTTCGTGGTTTACACCACCCAGTAA
- a CDS encoding heterodisulfide reductase-related iron-sulfur binding cluster: MIHLLQADTLTRETFWLIGPIGEAVFYYLAAVALLVFGALAYRRFARYAHGSEDPFARLDELGTRIVRAAKIVGSNEQQFNRDFVGGLMHAFIFWGFLTLFIGTTILAIDMDIYQKITAAFGTKQSFFEGAFYLSYSLVMDAMGLLFVVGLAVALYRRYITRNERLWDRHTGFEDAYLVWMLFLLGVGGYLVEGIRILGTGFPAFETVSFVGWFVADVFELAGMTEAMARSVYPVAWWSHAILAFVFIASIPLGKPFHMISSFANVVTRDEKAGVRLPRVPDDASPDEIGASDIDDFSWKQLLDHDACTKCGRCSSVCPAKASGRPLDPRNVILDLKQYRMDRDAGRTEEMPIIADGGTSVIDSETMDSCMACMACMDACPVDIEHVTQFTEMNRRLTESGQMKETVQEAMMNVFQNGNTFGDPERKRPDWVDDLDFEVPDAREQAVDYLWYVGDYPSYDERNQQIAKSLATLFHHADVSYGILYDDEQNDGNDIRRVGEEGLYEMLVEDNVALFEDCEFDHLVCTDPHSYNTFKNEYPEFGWNEDNEVEVSHYTQVVQELVPALGLIGTELDYTVTYHDPCHLGRFNDEYEAPRSLVRETGCELHEMPRNRANSFCCGGGGGGLWMDLEEETKPSEERLREALEDTDAGSAVEKFVVACPMCMTMYEDGRKTGGFEEEIEIVGLSELLAEAVTASGSTVTASDAGASSATPADD; encoded by the coding sequence ATGATACACCTGCTGCAGGCGGATACCCTGACACGGGAGACGTTTTGGCTCATCGGGCCGATCGGCGAGGCGGTGTTTTACTACCTCGCGGCCGTCGCCCTCCTCGTGTTCGGGGCGCTCGCGTACCGTCGGTTCGCGCGGTACGCCCACGGGAGTGAAGATCCGTTCGCACGACTTGATGAGTTAGGCACGCGAATCGTTCGCGCGGCGAAGATCGTCGGATCGAACGAACAGCAGTTCAACCGGGATTTCGTCGGCGGACTCATGCACGCCTTCATCTTCTGGGGTTTTCTGACACTGTTCATCGGAACGACGATTTTGGCGATCGACATGGACATCTATCAGAAGATAACGGCGGCGTTCGGAACCAAACAGTCGTTTTTCGAGGGCGCGTTTTACCTGTCGTACTCCTTGGTGATGGACGCGATGGGGCTGTTGTTCGTCGTTGGGCTTGCCGTCGCGCTCTACCGGCGATACATCACGCGCAACGAACGACTCTGGGATCGTCACACGGGTTTTGAAGACGCCTATCTGGTTTGGATGCTGTTTTTGCTGGGCGTGGGCGGCTACCTCGTCGAAGGGATCCGCATCCTCGGGACGGGCTTTCCAGCGTTCGAGACGGTGAGCTTCGTCGGCTGGTTCGTCGCAGACGTGTTCGAGCTTGCTGGCATGACCGAAGCGATGGCTCGTTCGGTGTATCCGGTGGCGTGGTGGTCCCACGCGATACTCGCGTTCGTGTTCATTGCCTCGATCCCGCTCGGCAAACCGTTCCACATGATTTCCAGTTTCGCAAACGTCGTCACGCGCGATGAGAAGGCGGGCGTCAGGCTACCGCGGGTCCCAGACGACGCCTCGCCCGACGAAATCGGTGCGAGCGACATCGACGATTTCTCGTGGAAACAGCTGCTCGATCACGACGCCTGTACGAAGTGTGGGCGCTGTTCGTCGGTCTGTCCGGCAAAGGCGTCAGGACGTCCGCTCGATCCGCGTAACGTCATCCTCGATCTGAAACAGTACCGGATGGATCGTGACGCGGGCCGAACCGAAGAGATGCCGATCATCGCCGACGGTGGAACGAGCGTCATCGACAGCGAGACGATGGACTCGTGTATGGCGTGTATGGCCTGCATGGACGCTTGTCCGGTCGACATCGAGCACGTGACCCAGTTCACGGAGATGAACCGGCGGCTGACTGAGTCCGGCCAGATGAAAGAGACCGTCCAGGAAGCGATGATGAACGTGTTCCAGAACGGAAACACCTTCGGCGATCCTGAGCGCAAACGCCCCGACTGGGTCGACGATCTAGATTTCGAGGTACCCGACGCCCGCGAGCAAGCCGTCGACTATCTCTGGTACGTCGGCGATTACCCCAGTTACGACGAGCGCAACCAGCAGATCGCGAAATCGCTCGCAACGCTGTTCCACCACGCCGACGTGAGCTACGGGATCCTGTACGACGATGAGCAAAACGACGGTAACGACATCCGACGTGTCGGTGAAGAAGGGTTGTATGAGATGTTGGTCGAGGACAACGTGGCGCTGTTCGAAGACTGTGAGTTCGACCACCTCGTCTGTACCGATCCCCACAGCTACAACACGTTCAAAAACGAGTATCCGGAGTTCGGCTGGAACGAGGACAACGAGGTCGAGGTGTCTCACTACACTCAGGTCGTTCAGGAACTCGTGCCCGCACTCGGACTGATCGGCACTGAACTCGATTACACGGTCACCTATCACGATCCGTGTCACCTCGGCCGGTTCAACGACGAGTACGAGGCACCGCGCTCGCTCGTGCGCGAAACGGGCTGTGAACTGCACGAGATGCCTCGCAACCGCGCTAACTCCTTTTGTTGTGGTGGTGGCGGTGGCGGTCTCTGGATGGATCTCGAAGAAGAAACGAAACCCAGCGAGGAACGCCTGCGGGAAGCACTCGAAGACACCGACGCCGGCAGTGCCGTCGAGAAGTTCGTCGTCGCCTGCCCGATGTGTATGACGATGTACGAGGACGGCCGGAAAACCGGGGGCTTCGAGGAAGAGATCGAGATCGTCGGCCTCTCCGAGCTGCTCGCGGAAGCCGTCACCGCCAGCGGTTCGACCGTCACCGCGTCCGACGCCGGTGCTTCATCGGCAACTCCGGCCGACGACTGA